GTGCCCATTGAATTTCCGGATTTTCCCGTCGACGACATCAGTTTCATACTTAGCGCGGAGGCAGCAGCCGCATTTGACGAACTGACCCGTTCGGGGAAAGACGAGTTGCTCGTGAGGCAGAAGAAACAGGCATGGCCTAACGTGTTCAGACAGGCGAGGTTGATCCCGGCTGTGGAATACATCAATGCCAACAGGGCAAGAAGATTACTCATGCAGATGATGGATGAGATGTTGAAAGATATTGACCTATACGTGGCGCCGACTTTCGGCGGCGGGAGCCTGCTTGCCACGAATCTGACAGGGCATCCGGCAGTGGTTCTTCCGAACGGATTCAGAGAGGACGGCACACCGACGAGTATCACGTTTACAGGGAAATTGTATGACGAGGGAAGGTTGCTTGCGGTTGCGGGAGCGTATCAAAAGGCGACCGACCACCATCTTAAATACCCGGCGCTGTCTGAATAATATTTTTGGTATGTTGATATGTTTCTATAGCTTATGAAATTAAATAGCAGCTGAATCGCAGCTGCCGGGATAATAATATTGATAACCGCGTGTTCGGCGGAGAAAGCGTTTATGATGGGGGAAGAGAGCAAGAATATGAGTCTGAAAATGAAACCGCCGACAGCGGAAAAAATCGCGAAAGTCGATACTCTTCACGGGATCGAGCGGGTGGATAATTATTTCTGGCTGCGGGAGAAAGAAAATCAGGAGGTAATAGATTATCTGAAGGCGGAGAACCAATACGCGGACGCTATGACGGCGCACAATGCCGGGCTGCAAGAGACTCTCTACAAGGAAATGGTGGGAAGGATAAAGGAAACAGACCTATCGGTACCGGAGAAAAGGGGCGAATATTTTTATTATACGCGCACGGAAGAGGGCAAGCAGTATTCTCTTTTCGCCAGAAAAAAGGGAAGCACGGATGCGGAAGAAGAAATCCTGCTCGATCAGAACGAGATGGCGGAGGGTTTAGATTACTTTGATATCGGCGCCTTCGAAATCAGCCCGAATCACCGGCTTGTTGCATTTTCAGTTGATACTAACGGGTCTGAGCGGTTCACATTGCAGGTGAAAGATCTCACGACGGGAGAGATTTACCCGGATAAAATAGAAAACACAGGATATTCGGTTGAGTGGGGAAATGACAACAAAACAATTTTTTACAACACTCTCGACGCAGCTCACAGACCTTATAAAGTATTCAGGCACGTTCTTGGAGAAAATTTGAAATCCGATGAACTTGTATATCATGAGAAAGACGATCAATATTTCTTATATCCCGGTAAGACAAAAGACGGAAAGTTTCTTCTACTGAGCTCCGGGAGCGCTACGACTTCCGAGGTAAGGCAGCTTTCAGCGGATGACCCAATGGGGAAATTCAGGGTAATCCACCCAAGGCAGCATATGATGGAGTATTCTGTGTTCCATCACTCGGACAAGTTTTATATAGTGACGAACGACGGGGCAACAAATTTTAAACTAATGAAAGTATCGGACAAATCTCCGGAAAAGGAAAATTGGGTGGAGACTATCCCGCACCGCAAGGATGTAAAAATTGATTATGTCGATATGTTCAGAGGCCACATGGTTGTATATGAACGCGAAAACGGTTTGAAGCAAATCCGCATTTTTGATTTGAGGAACGGAGAGAGCCACACTGTTGAGTTTCCGGAACCAGTTTATACGTTCAGCGCCCGAAGGGGAAACAAGGAGTTCGATAAAAAGACGCTGCGCTTTACGTATACGTCGCTGATCACCCCGAAGAGTGTTTTTGATTATGTTATGGATAGCAGAGACCGGGAGCTATTGAAGGAATATGAGGTACTCGGCGGGTACGATAAAGCAAATTATTCTACTGAAAGAATTTATGCTGAAGCTTCCGACGGAGCGAGGGTTCCGATCTCAATTGTGTATAAAAACGACTTCGTAAAAGACGGCTCACGGCCGGCTCTTCTGTATGGATACGGTTCTTACGGTTCGAGCAGAGAGCCTTCGTTTGATTCAAAGATACTCTCCCTGCTGGATCGGGGGTTTGTTTATGCAATAGCTCATGTAAGGGGCGGTGGTGAGATGGGAAGGGTTTGGTATGATGACGGAAAGCTTAAAAACAAGATGAACACGTTCACGGATTTTATTGCGTGTGCAGAGCATTTGATTTCAGATGGATATACCAGTTCGGAACAGCTGGCGATTCAGGGCGGCAGCGCCGGTGGGTTGCTTATGGGAGCGGTTACGAATATGAAGCCGGAGGTTTTTAAACTCGTGATAGCCAGCGTTCCGTTCGTTGACGTGGTAAACACGATGCTCGATGAAACGATTCCTCTTACCGCCAACGAATGGGAGGAATGGGGTAACCCGAAGCTGAAAGAGGATTACGATTACATGGTTCAATACTCACCCTATGACAACGTCGCTAAAAAAGACTATCCGAATATGCTCATCAAGGCAGGCTTGAATGATCCGAGAGTCGGATACTGGGAACCCGCCAAGTGGACTGCAAAGCTTCGAGCACTCAAAACAGATAAGAATTTGCTGATATTGAAAACGAAAATGGGAGCCGGACATATGGGCTCTTCTGGACGTTATGACTATCTTCGCGACAAGGCGTTCGAATATGCAGTGATTCTCGATGTTCTGAACGTTGAGTAGTTAGTTCAAGACTAAACTAACTATTTGTACGGATATTGTTCGTTTTATACTCTTTGAGGTATGTAGTTATAAGTTTTTACCACATTTAGTATAGAGCTGAATTCGCTGATCGGATGATTATAATGAAGTCCACTTTTTATGGCAGCAATTTGACAGATATCTGAAAGGATAATTTCGGGTAATATTAGTTTATGTATAAACTAATATACGGAGCGTAATTCAGTCAATTATAACAATATATGGCATATTATCGAATCATGTTTCAAGATATGGTATGAGGTTTAATTTCAAAATAACAAGAAATCGAATGGAAATTAGAAGATCTCAAATAAGTGTATATAAACCACACTTAAGTGTAATATATTCATAGATGGTTCCCGCTTAAACTAAATTGTGTGTTCAGCTTTTCTATCAAGAAACAAATCTAAAATCGCAGTGACCTGAATCCTCCTTGCCGCAGCTGTCGGGTGGTATTTTAAGGGGATTTGTT
This is a stretch of genomic DNA from Candidatus Neomarinimicrobiota bacterium. It encodes these proteins:
- a CDS encoding S9 family peptidase → MGEESKNMSLKMKPPTAEKIAKVDTLHGIERVDNYFWLREKENQEVIDYLKAENQYADAMTAHNAGLQETLYKEMVGRIKETDLSVPEKRGEYFYYTRTEEGKQYSLFARKKGSTDAEEEILLDQNEMAEGLDYFDIGAFEISPNHRLVAFSVDTNGSERFTLQVKDLTTGEIYPDKIENTGYSVEWGNDNKTIFYNTLDAAHRPYKVFRHVLGENLKSDELVYHEKDDQYFLYPGKTKDGKFLLLSSGSATTSEVRQLSADDPMGKFRVIHPRQHMMEYSVFHHSDKFYIVTNDGATNFKLMKVSDKSPEKENWVETIPHRKDVKIDYVDMFRGHMVVYERENGLKQIRIFDLRNGESHTVEFPEPVYTFSARRGNKEFDKKTLRFTYTSLITPKSVFDYVMDSRDRELLKEYEVLGGYDKANYSTERIYAEASDGARVPISIVYKNDFVKDGSRPALLYGYGSYGSSREPSFDSKILSLLDRGFVYAIAHVRGGGEMGRVWYDDGKLKNKMNTFTDFIACAEHLISDGYTSSEQLAIQGGSAGGLLMGAVTNMKPEVFKLVIASVPFVDVVNTMLDETIPLTANEWEEWGNPKLKEDYDYMVQYSPYDNVAKKDYPNMLIKAGLNDPRVGYWEPAKWTAKLRALKTDKNLLILKTKMGAGHMGSSGRYDYLRDKAFEYAVILDVLNVE